Proteins encoded together in one Porites lutea chromosome 2, jaPorLute2.1, whole genome shotgun sequence window:
- the LOC140928831 gene encoding E3 ubiquitin-protein ligase SIAH1A-like gives MNRQPSSQSPQKPPRINGNQPGGPSNADLASIFECPVCFDYVLPPILQCSSGHLVCSNCRPKLSCCPTCRGPLGSIRNLAMEKVANTVSFPCKYASAGCEVNLPHTEKPEHEESCEFRPYSCPCPGASCKWQGSLDSVMPHLMHAHKSITTLQGEDIVFLATDINLPGAVDWVMMQSCFGHHFMLVLEKQEKYEGLQQFYAIVQLIGTRKQAENFVYRLELNGNRRRLAWEATPRSIHEGIASAILNSDCLVFDTNIAHLFADNGNLGINVTISMVS, from the coding sequence ATGAATCGCCAGCCAAGTTCACAGTCCCCGCAGAAACCGCCAAGAATAAACGGAAACCAACCAGGTGGACCATCAAATGCCGACTTAGCAAGTATCTTTGAATGCCCTGTGTGTTTTGATTATGTTTTGCCTCCTATTCTTCAATGTAGTAGCGGTCATTTAGTTTGCTCGAACTGCCGCCCTAAGTTATCATGCTGTCCGACATGTCGTGGTCCTCTAGGAAGTATTCGAAATTTAGCCATGGAGAAAGTTGCGAACACGGTTTCTTTTCCTTGCAAATATGCCTCAGCTGGCTGCGAAGTTAACTTGCCACACACTGAAAAACCAGAACACGAAGAATCCTGTGAATTTCGACCCTACTCTTGTCCTTGTCCAGGAGCTTCGTGTAAATGGCAGGGATCTTTGGACTCAGTAATGCCTCATCTTATGCACGCCCATAAATCTATCACAACTCTTCAAGGAGAAGACATTGTTTTCCTTGCTACTGACATAAATCTTCCCGGAGCTGTTGACTGGGTGATGATGCAGTCCTGTTTTGGACATCACTTCATGCTTGtactagaaaaacaagagaaataCGAAGGACTCCAACAGTTTTATGCCATTGTTCAGTTAATTGGAACACGTAAACAAGCTGAAAACTTTGTATATCGACTAGAATTGAATGGAAATAGAAGGCGATTAGCTTGGGAAGCAACTCCAAGAAGTATCCATGAGGGAATTGCTTCTGCTATTTTAAACAGTGATTGTCTTGTGTTTGATACCAATATTGCACATTTGTTTGCTGATAATGGAAATCTTGGTATCAATGTTACCATATCAATGGTCAGTTGA